Proteins encoded within one genomic window of uncultured Desulfobacter sp.:
- a CDS encoding PAS domain S-box protein, whose amino-acid sequence MKISIRWAMVLGCLGLIWGMQLLITSSSYVSSQRTLAGHACDVMQNIADLTMTQSKNHLQLAQRAALLTKRLLASEVVGSRNQHYEALERYFLDQLSLYAHFAGIYIGMPNGDFFYVNRSNSLTPDGFRTKIIDHPNGVKRTRLIWRNSDGSMIKTAEDPSDTYDPRQRPWYQKSLAEREIIWTEPYIFFSSQKPGITVAGPIFEANGQLQSIVGVDIEIDDLSTFISQLRIGKRGRAFMLNNNGDVVAFPDISKIKQVESTKAHHFRMVKIDELDDELSRSAFHAIQWQRTEAGLLKLDHSQFAKFTHNGDVYNTMFTQFADSHWPWMIGVYIPENDYLGALKENRLLNIWITLAFSVIATLVGLQLFRSITRPLMGLEKEALAIKQHDLTANFNTRSIFKEINETAAAFLQMKESLRTSEKKYRLIFENIQDIYFECTIEGQILEISPSVEGLMQRDRKEIIGINLTQFYKNADDYQRFLSKIFDENSVSDWEVTLENEQGEIAYGSVSAALKRNEDGDAEKIIGSLRIITDRKKAELKLRRYQDQLEDLVAERTRDLQKSNEQLRNEIEARKEKEEALRRSEEKYRSIIENTNNGYYEVDLKGRLTFFNDSLAIILGYSVQELQGMDYSILLDAESSRTEPETYSDTYRSGVNGNLSRLTIFRKDGDERTVDVSTAPILDNNGEKIGYRGVVLDISERLNAEAEKKAFQERLHQVQRLEGIGTLAGGVAHDFNNLLMGIQGNISLMMLKTRPSEYHYKKLKSIESCVSSGTKLTQQLLGFARGGKYMAKSLDFNQVVMDTARMFGRTRKEIQIQENIEHDLWAIVADKNQIEQVLLNIYINAWQAMPDGGAVVIDAKNMVLDAVFSNAFDIQPGRYVCVSISDTGTGIDPEIQARIFEPFFTTKGMGRGTGLGLASAYGIIKNHGGAIDFVSQPGKGTTFYIYLPASDGDVETEPALCEIISKGTETLLLIDDEEVILQVGQPMLESMGYKVMSATDGETAVDIFRQFSEKIDLVILDVIMPGMSGSAIFDAFKEIDPQVKVLLASGYSLSGQAEEILARGCVGFIQKPFSLEQLSVRLRDIFDN is encoded by the coding sequence ATGAAAATATCGATAAGGTGGGCAATGGTTTTGGGTTGCCTGGGGCTCATCTGGGGGATGCAACTCCTGATCACATCGTCTTCCTATGTATCATCTCAGCGGACGCTGGCCGGCCACGCCTGCGACGTGATGCAGAACATTGCGGACCTGACCATGACCCAATCCAAAAACCATCTCCAACTGGCTCAGCGGGCAGCACTTCTGACCAAGCGTCTGCTGGCTTCCGAGGTCGTGGGAAGTCGTAATCAGCACTATGAGGCTCTTGAACGGTATTTTCTTGATCAATTGTCTTTGTATGCCCATTTTGCCGGCATTTATATTGGTATGCCCAATGGTGACTTTTTTTATGTTAACCGCAGTAATTCACTTACCCCCGACGGGTTTCGGACCAAAATAATCGATCATCCCAATGGTGTTAAAAGAACCCGGCTTATTTGGCGAAATTCAGACGGCAGCATGATTAAAACGGCTGAAGACCCCAGCGACACCTATGATCCCCGGCAGCGTCCATGGTATCAAAAATCCCTTGCCGAACGGGAAATTATCTGGACGGAACCCTACATTTTTTTCTCATCACAAAAACCCGGCATTACGGTGGCCGGTCCAATATTCGAGGCAAACGGACAGTTACAGAGCATTGTCGGTGTGGATATTGAAATTGATGACCTGTCCACCTTCATCAGCCAACTTCGGATCGGAAAACGTGGCCGTGCCTTTATGCTTAATAATAACGGAGATGTGGTGGCATTTCCTGATATCTCAAAAATTAAGCAGGTCGAAAGCACCAAGGCCCACCATTTTAGAATGGTTAAAATTGATGAATTGGACGATGAACTAAGCCGTTCTGCCTTTCACGCCATCCAGTGGCAGAGAACTGAGGCCGGGTTGCTGAAACTCGACCACTCCCAGTTTGCCAAATTCACCCATAACGGAGACGTGTACAATACCATGTTCACTCAGTTTGCCGATTCACACTGGCCCTGGATGATCGGCGTATATATCCCGGAAAATGACTACCTGGGGGCACTCAAAGAAAATCGATTGCTTAATATTTGGATTACCCTGGCATTTTCCGTGATTGCTACCCTGGTGGGTTTACAGTTGTTTCGCAGCATCACACGGCCTTTGATGGGGCTGGAAAAGGAGGCGCTTGCCATCAAGCAGCATGACTTGACCGCGAATTTTAATACTCGTTCCATCTTCAAAGAGATCAATGAAACGGCTGCCGCCTTTTTACAGATGAAGGAATCTCTGCGAACCAGTGAAAAAAAATATCGTCTGATCTTTGAAAATATTCAAGACATCTATTTTGAATGCACCATTGAAGGCCAAATTTTAGAAATAAGCCCCTCTGTAGAGGGATTGATGCAGCGGGATCGCAAGGAGATTATCGGCATTAATCTCACTCAGTTCTATAAAAATGCCGATGATTACCAACGCTTTTTATCCAAAATCTTTGATGAAAACTCTGTGAGTGATTGGGAAGTGACCTTGGAAAACGAACAAGGTGAAATTGCTTATGGATCGGTTTCGGCAGCCTTAAAACGCAATGAGGACGGTGATGCGGAAAAAATTATCGGTTCGTTGCGTATTATTACCGATAGAAAAAAAGCTGAGCTCAAACTGCGCCGTTACCAGGATCAACTGGAGGACCTTGTGGCAGAACGCACACGGGATCTACAAAAGAGTAATGAACAACTGCGCAATGAAATTGAAGCGCGCAAAGAAAAAGAAGAGGCGCTTAGACGCAGTGAAGAAAAATACCGGTCCATCATAGAGAATACCAACAACGGCTATTACGAAGTGGATCTTAAGGGGCGTTTGACCTTTTTCAACGATTCCCTGGCGATCATTCTTGGATATTCGGTCCAAGAGCTTCAAGGAATGGATTATTCTATATTGCTGGATGCAGAAAGCTCACGCACAGAACCTGAAACATATTCTGATACCTATCGTTCCGGCGTGAACGGTAATCTGTCCCGTCTGACAATTTTCCGCAAAGACGGCGATGAGCGGACTGTGGATGTGTCAACCGCCCCCATTCTCGATAACAACGGTGAAAAGATCGGTTATCGCGGCGTTGTCCTGGATATCAGTGAACGGCTGAATGCCGAAGCTGAAAAGAAAGCGTTTCAGGAGCGGCTGCATCAGGTCCAGCGACTGGAGGGGATCGGAACCCTTGCCGGGGGTGTGGCCCACGACTTCAATAATCTGTTGATGGGTATTCAGGGTAATATTTCATTAATGATGCTCAAAACCCGCCCGTCTGAGTATCATTACAAAAAATTAAAAAGTATCGAATCCTGCGTGAGCTCCGGAACTAAATTAACCCAGCAACTGCTCGGATTTGCACGGGGCGGCAAATACATGGCCAAGTCTTTGGATTTTAATCAGGTTGTCATGGATACCGCCCGTATGTTCGGCCGCACGCGCAAAGAGATCCAGATCCAGGAAAATATAGAGCATGATTTGTGGGCAATCGTTGCTGATAAAAATCAGATTGAGCAGGTTCTGCTTAACATTTACATTAATGCATGGCAGGCTATGCCTGATGGCGGCGCTGTTGTCATTGATGCAAAAAATATGGTTCTGGATGCCGTATTTTCCAATGCATTTGATATTCAGCCGGGACGATATGTATGCGTTTCAATTTCTGATACCGGCACTGGTATTGATCCTGAAATCCAGGCACGGATATTTGAGCCGTTTTTTACCACCAAGGGGATGGGGCGGGGCACCGGACTGGGCCTTGCGTCGGCTTATGGCATTATCAAAAATCATGGCGGCGCCATTGATTTTGTCAGTCAACCGGGCAAAGGCACTACTTTTTATATTTATCTGCCCGCCTCGGATGGCGATGTGGAAACTGAGCCTGCATTGTGCGAAATTATTTCAAAGGGTACAGAAACCCTGCTGCTTATTGACGATGAAGAGGTCATTTTGCAGGTGGGGCAGCCCATGCTTGAATCAATGGGATATAAAGTGATGTCCGCAACGGACGGTGAAACTGCGGTGGACATTTTTCGTCAGTTTTCTGAAAAGATTGACCTGGTGATTCTGGATGTCATTATGCCGGGTATGAGCGGCAGTGCGATTTTTGATGCCTTCAAAGAGATCGATCCGCAGGTCAAGGTGCTGCTTGCCAGTGGATACAGCCTAAGCGGACAGGCTGAAGAGATCCTGGCACGCGGCTGCGTGGGATTTATCCAGAAACCGTTTTCTTTAGAGCAACTCAGTGTCAGGTTGCGCGATATTTTTGACAATTAG
- a CDS encoding ABC transporter substrate-binding protein: MMKNTMLKLMLIFMCSYMSMLGCDSKQPVKIGFIAGMSGRVADLGIAGLDAVQMLIEKENREGGINGHRIQLIIKDDRHDPEVARQAATQLINEGVSAIIGPMTSQMGMSIMPILNKHRMLCVAPTVSTQKLFGLDDYFFRVLPSVRTNTLVSADYQIKSGNMTRAAAIYDVGNRSYTGSWLENFEEFFVKGGGKIISVIPYNTKKNNPFEDIANQTLSLDINGILIIANSMDSALLCQQIRKKNKTIYITLADWGATEQLLEFGGKAVEGVTVVQTFDREAPSPAYQTFRKAYMEQLGREPGFPGVNAYDAAHVVITALKRQKKGEDLKKTVLSIRRFEGLQGPLIFSDYGDMTRPNAFMSIVKNRKFILPE; this comes from the coding sequence ATGATGAAAAACACAATGCTGAAACTGATGCTCATCTTCATGTGCTCATACATGTCCATGTTGGGATGTGACTCAAAACAGCCGGTTAAAATAGGTTTTATCGCCGGCATGTCTGGCCGGGTGGCAGATCTGGGAATCGCCGGGTTGGATGCGGTCCAGATGCTGATCGAAAAAGAAAACAGAGAAGGCGGCATAAACGGTCACAGGATTCAACTTATCATCAAAGACGACCGGCATGATCCGGAGGTTGCCCGGCAGGCGGCAACCCAATTAATTAACGAGGGTGTGTCTGCAATCATAGGGCCCATGACCAGCCAGATGGGCATGTCCATCATGCCGATTCTCAACAAACACCGGATGCTTTGCGTAGCCCCGACAGTGAGTACACAAAAACTTTTCGGCCTTGACGATTATTTTTTTCGTGTTTTACCTTCTGTCCGGACAAACACATTGGTCAGTGCCGATTACCAGATTAAGTCCGGCAATATGACCCGCGCTGCAGCGATATACGATGTGGGAAATCGATCATATACGGGAAGCTGGCTTGAAAATTTCGAAGAATTTTTTGTTAAAGGCGGAGGTAAAATTATCTCCGTCATTCCTTATAACACCAAAAAAAATAATCCGTTTGAAGATATTGCAAATCAAACGCTTTCATTGGATATCAACGGCATCCTGATTATTGCCAACTCAATGGATTCTGCGCTCTTATGCCAGCAAATTCGCAAAAAAAATAAAACAATATACATCACCCTGGCTGATTGGGGGGCAACTGAACAGCTCCTGGAATTCGGAGGAAAGGCTGTTGAAGGAGTTACCGTGGTTCAGACCTTTGACCGTGAAGCCCCCTCCCCCGCATACCAAACTTTCCGGAAAGCATATATGGAGCAACTGGGCAGGGAGCCGGGTTTTCCTGGCGTAAACGCATATGACGCCGCCCATGTAGTCATCACAGCGCTCAAGCGTCAGAAAAAGGGAGAAGATCTTAAAAAAACCGTGCTTTCCATCCGGCGGTTTGAGGGGTTGCAAGGCCCGCTCATATTTAGCGATTACGGAGATATGACACGCCCAAACGCCTTCATGAGTATTGTTAAAAACCGAAAATTTATTTTGCCGGAGTAA
- a CDS encoding ATP-binding protein translates to MKKTKSLRYHQSLQFALVAGLPVLMIAILVWLFLLPAMQSDTKIRHQGMARSIAGQVSSNVLGGQRQLAALANFIQTIDGFSDRQLTALLDSQCGEGELFETIYISSPLKQRVMALGLTRSRRFLRRDLIGLDLSGRRFVKAAGIPENPVWSETFMSTVSRRLAVALTIPMSENLITAEITLDNLSEKISQLPGENQFLTYVIDRNGRIVADSQRSNWGQRLQGSLFAFADPEHGGQVISGSFELDGASYLGTVVSIDALGWKVIVAQPASKAYSPLRSTLITFALGLTMASILALFLSWNRAKRLSHIFRAYTEKARAIADGRYDKIWPSSAITELYLLGQSLKHMAGMIDQREKELVKKREAMKNLIANVPGIMYKFSGNSQHPEFNDASTVLKEKVKALLGIHWHPKQLFNDFIACLPKADQSRFVLSVQKAVDAVTPWHYEGRFIKPDGEEIWIECTSQPRSVDKKLVYYGFIMDSTRRKEAEEELRQLKNYLSNIIDSMPSVLVGVDHNIRVTQWNQQARNITGLNFEEAGARHLTEVLPHLADKIEQIKTAIREHRVINAPKIPVKTKQEIRFEDVTIFPLTADGVEGAVIRVDDITEQVRLEEMMIQSEKMLSVGGLAAGMAHEINNPLAAMIQTANVVKLRLENLEIRANLKAAEEVGITVDQISAFMEKRSILRMLDAINESGQRVAGIVGNMLSFARKSESAFSSHHPAQLIDKVLELAATDYNLKKKYDFKTIKIIKEYEKNLPMVPCEAAKIQQVLLNILRNGAQAMQSQDMADNDPPCFILKIAEEKNMLRIEIQDNGPGMDEATQSRIFEPFFTTKPVGKGTGLGLSVSYFIITQNHRGTLDVESSLKKGSNFIIRLPLERE, encoded by the coding sequence TTGAAAAAAACAAAATCCCTTCGTTATCATCAATCGTTACAGTTTGCACTGGTAGCGGGCTTGCCGGTATTGATGATCGCGATTCTCGTATGGTTGTTTTTGCTGCCCGCCATGCAGTCCGATACCAAAATCCGGCATCAGGGCATGGCCCGTTCCATTGCCGGACAAGTATCCTCAAATGTGCTGGGAGGCCAAAGGCAACTGGCCGCGTTGGCAAATTTTATCCAGACGATAGATGGGTTTTCGGACCGACAACTCACTGCGCTTTTAGATTCCCAATGCGGTGAAGGAGAGCTGTTTGAGACGATCTACATTTCCTCTCCCCTGAAACAGCGTGTCATGGCGTTGGGGCTGACACGATCCCGGCGCTTTCTTCGGCGGGATTTAATTGGGCTGGATCTTTCCGGCAGGCGATTCGTCAAAGCGGCAGGGATACCTGAAAACCCTGTCTGGTCTGAGACGTTTATGTCAACGGTCAGCCGCCGCCTGGCTGTGGCCCTTACCATTCCAATGTCTGAGAATTTGATCACGGCTGAAATCACCCTGGATAATTTGTCTGAAAAAATCAGCCAACTGCCTGGGGAAAACCAATTTTTAACCTATGTGATTGACCGTAACGGGCGGATTGTCGCAGATTCTCAGCGATCGAACTGGGGACAGCGATTACAGGGGTCTCTTTTTGCCTTTGCCGATCCCGAACATGGCGGCCAAGTTATTTCCGGTTCCTTTGAACTGGATGGCGCATCGTATCTGGGAACCGTTGTGTCCATTGACGCTCTGGGATGGAAGGTTATAGTTGCTCAGCCGGCATCCAAAGCATACAGCCCCCTTCGATCCACCTTGATCACCTTTGCTTTAGGCCTGACCATGGCTTCAATCCTGGCGTTGTTTCTATCCTGGAACCGGGCCAAACGTCTGTCCCATATCTTTCGGGCCTATACCGAAAAGGCAAGAGCCATCGCCGATGGCCGGTATGACAAGATATGGCCATCTTCAGCTATCACCGAACTATACCTGCTGGGACAAAGCTTGAAGCACATGGCCGGCATGATTGATCAAAGAGAAAAAGAGCTGGTTAAAAAAAGAGAGGCGATGAAAAACCTTATTGCCAACGTCCCAGGCATTATGTATAAATTTTCCGGAAATTCACAACATCCGGAATTCAATGATGCCTCAACCGTATTAAAAGAAAAAGTAAAAGCCCTGCTCGGAATTCATTGGCATCCAAAGCAACTATTTAATGATTTTATTGCCTGTCTGCCCAAAGCGGATCAGTCTCGTTTTGTATTATCCGTTCAAAAAGCTGTCGATGCGGTCACCCCCTGGCATTACGAAGGACGTTTTATCAAACCCGATGGAGAAGAAATATGGATTGAATGCACTTCACAGCCTCGAAGCGTCGACAAAAAACTTGTTTATTACGGATTTATCATGGACAGTACCCGGCGCAAAGAGGCTGAAGAAGAACTCCGCCAGCTTAAAAACTATCTTTCAAATATCATTGATTCCATGCCTTCGGTTCTGGTGGGCGTGGACCATAATATCCGGGTAACCCAGTGGAATCAGCAGGCCCGGAATATCACAGGGCTGAATTTTGAAGAGGCCGGGGCCCGGCACCTGACCGAGGTCTTGCCCCATCTGGCCGATAAAATAGAACAAATTAAAACCGCTATCCGGGAACACCGGGTCATCAACGCCCCCAAAATACCGGTCAAGACAAAACAGGAGATCCGGTTTGAAGATGTAACGATCTTTCCTCTCACAGCGGATGGGGTGGAAGGCGCAGTGATCCGGGTGGACGACATCACCGAGCAGGTAAGGCTTGAAGAGATGATGATCCAAAGCGAAAAGATGCTGTCCGTCGGCGGCTTGGCTGCGGGCATGGCCCATGAAATCAACAATCCCCTGGCCGCCATGATACAAACGGCCAATGTGGTGAAATTAAGGCTGGAAAATTTAGAAATCCGGGCAAATCTAAAAGCTGCCGAAGAAGTGGGTATAACTGTCGATCAAATCAGTGCCTTTATGGAAAAAAGAAGCATTCTCAGAATGTTGGACGCCATCAATGAATCCGGTCAAAGGGTCGCGGGGATCGTTGGTAATATGCTTAGCTTTGCCAGGAAATCAGAGTCTGCTTTTTCATCACATCATCCGGCACAACTGATAGATAAAGTGCTTGAACTTGCGGCAACGGACTATAATTTGAAAAAAAAATACGATTTTAAAACCATCAAAATTATAAAGGAATATGAAAAAAACCTGCCCATGGTCCCCTGTGAAGCCGCCAAAATTCAGCAGGTGCTGTTGAATATTCTGCGCAATGGCGCCCAGGCAATGCAATCCCAGGATATGGCCGACAACGATCCTCCCTGTTTTATTTTAAAAATAGCCGAAGAAAAAAATATGTTGCGCATAGAAATCCAGGACAACGGCCCTGGTATGGATGAAGCGACCCAGTCAAGGATTTTTGAGCCTTTTTTCACCACAAAACCTGTAGGGAAGGGAACCGGGCTTGGGCTTTCCGTTTCATACTTTATCATTACACAGAATCACCGTGGAACCTTGGATGTGGAGTCATCTTTAAAAAAAGGATCAAACTTCATTATACGGCTGCCGCTGGAACGTGAATGA
- the nspC gene encoding carboxynorspermidine decarboxylase: protein MKKLSTPYYLIDEQKLHENMEKLAAIRNQSGAKLLLALKCFAAWGVFDLMKPYMDGTTSSSYYEARLGYETFGKETHAYSVAYSSEDIKKVSVFSDKIIFNSLSQLEQFYPECRNVTCGIRINPGVSYSNFDLANPARTFSRLGVTAMTDIEAAMPMVSGAMIHFNCENDDVAAFEQMLAGISRKYATFLERFDWISLGGGISYTEDHFDSQQFIQILKNFSQNFGLQVYLEPGEAAVTHTTSLVTTVLDIVENNKKIAVVDASIEAHMLDLLVYRESATFQGTVSQGGFSYQIAGRSCLAADIFGEGNFQNELQIGDTIMIEDAAGYTMVKKNWFNGLQMPSVALMRTDGQIDVLQESLYTDYKKSLSTQ, encoded by the coding sequence GTGAAAAAACTTTCTACGCCCTATTACCTTATTGATGAACAAAAGCTCCATGAAAATATGGAGAAACTTGCCGCCATCAGAAATCAAAGCGGAGCCAAACTGCTTTTAGCCCTGAAATGCTTTGCCGCATGGGGGGTTTTCGATCTGATGAAGCCATACATGGATGGTACCACCAGCTCTTCATACTATGAGGCCAGACTCGGATATGAAACATTCGGCAAGGAGACACATGCTTACAGCGTTGCCTACAGCAGTGAAGATATAAAAAAGGTCTCTGTATTTTCAGATAAAATCATCTTTAACTCCCTGTCGCAGCTTGAGCAATTTTACCCTGAATGCCGCAATGTTACCTGCGGCATCAGAATCAATCCCGGTGTCAGCTACAGTAATTTTGATCTGGCAAACCCTGCCCGCACCTTCTCCCGGCTCGGCGTCACCGCCATGACGGATATAGAAGCGGCCATGCCCATGGTGTCCGGTGCCATGATTCACTTTAACTGTGAAAATGATGATGTGGCGGCATTTGAACAGATGCTTGCCGGTATCAGCCGTAAATACGCAACTTTTTTAGAACGGTTTGACTGGATAAGTCTTGGCGGCGGAATCTCTTACACCGAAGACCATTTTGACAGCCAACAATTTATTCAAATCCTAAAAAACTTTTCACAAAACTTCGGCCTGCAGGTGTATCTGGAACCGGGAGAAGCGGCTGTAACCCATACGACATCCCTTGTAACAACCGTGCTGGATATCGTTGAAAACAATAAGAAAATCGCCGTTGTAGATGCATCCATTGAAGCGCATATGCTGGATCTGCTTGTATACCGGGAATCCGCCACGTTTCAAGGAACAGTGTCCCAAGGTGGATTTTCATATCAAATCGCAGGCAGGTCCTGTCTTGCCGCCGATATTTTCGGAGAGGGGAATTTTCAAAACGAACTTCAGATCGGTGACACCATTATGATTGAGGATGCCGCCGGTTATACCATGGTGAAAAAAAACTGGTTTAACGGGTTACAAATGCCGTCCGTAGCGCTCATGCGTACTGACGGACAAATAGATGTTTTGCAGGAATCTTTATATACGGATTATAAAAAAAGTCTATCAACTCAATGA
- a CDS encoding saccharopine dehydrogenase family protein translates to MKKNVMIIGAGGVANVAAHKCAQNNDVLGNIVIASRTLSKCEKIIDSIKRKNSKKSDEYTITAYQLDAMDVPATEKLITKTGTSIVINVGTAFINMSVLTACINTGAAYMDTAIHEKPDKICENPPWYANYEWKRLDECREKGITAILGAGFDPGVVNAYAAYADRYIFDTIDTIDIMDVNAGNHGKYFATNFDPEINFREFTGGVWTYIDRQWVKKEMFEVKQVYDFPVVGKMPIYLNGHDELHSLSKHIDADSIRFWMGFGDHYINVFTVLKNIGLLSEQPVTTAEGLEVIPLKVVKACLPDPVSLAPRYTGKTCIGDLVRGNVLGEKKEVLLYNICDHEASYNEVESQAIAYTAGVPPTAAAMLIAQGVWDCNEMKNVEQLDPAPFLKILNQIGLPTRMIKDGEDRLLSL, encoded by the coding sequence ATGAAAAAAAACGTGATGATTATCGGTGCCGGGGGCGTAGCCAACGTGGCGGCCCATAAATGCGCACAAAATAACGATGTTCTCGGCAACATTGTCATTGCTTCAAGAACGCTGTCTAAATGTGAAAAAATCATCGACAGTATAAAACGTAAGAACAGCAAAAAAAGTGATGAATACACCATAACAGCCTATCAATTAGACGCCATGGATGTTCCTGCCACCGAAAAACTGATCACAAAGACCGGTACCTCAATTGTCATCAACGTGGGCACGGCATTTATCAATATGAGTGTTCTTACAGCCTGTATCAATACCGGTGCGGCCTATATGGATACAGCCATTCATGAAAAGCCGGATAAAATCTGTGAAAACCCGCCCTGGTACGCCAATTACGAATGGAAACGCCTTGACGAGTGCCGGGAAAAAGGCATAACGGCTATTCTTGGCGCAGGCTTTGATCCCGGTGTTGTGAACGCCTATGCCGCCTATGCCGACAGGTATATTTTCGATACCATCGACACCATTGACATCATGGATGTTAATGCCGGTAATCACGGGAAATACTTTGCCACCAATTTTGATCCGGAGATTAACTTCCGCGAGTTTACCGGTGGGGTATGGACCTATATCGACCGCCAATGGGTGAAAAAAGAGATGTTTGAGGTAAAACAGGTCTACGATTTCCCGGTGGTGGGAAAGATGCCCATATATTTGAACGGGCACGATGAGCTTCATTCCCTGTCTAAACATATTGATGCCGATTCCATCCGGTTCTGGATGGGGTTTGGCGACCACTATATCAATGTGTTTACCGTGCTCAAAAACATCGGCCTGCTTTCAGAGCAGCCTGTCACCACTGCCGAAGGGCTGGAAGTTATTCCGTTGAAAGTGGTCAAGGCATGTCTGCCGGACCCGGTGTCCCTTGCCCCCCGATACACAGGCAAAACCTGCATTGGGGATCTTGTAAGGGGAAACGTCCTTGGGGAAAAAAAAGAAGTGCTGCTTTACAACATCTGTGACCATGAAGCCTCTTACAACGAAGTTGAAAGCCAGGCAATTGCCTACACCGCCGGGGTGCCGCCAACAGCTGCAGCCATGCTGATTGCCCAAGGTGTCTGGGACTGCAATGAAATGAAAAATGTTGAACAGTTAGACCCGGCACCGTTTTTAAAAATACTCAATCAGATCGGTCTGCCGACCAGGATGATCAAAGACGGGGAGGACCGGCTGCTCTCTCTGTAA